In Halomicrobium zhouii, the sequence TCGGGCTCACCAGCGAGGACGTGAACAACCTCGCCCACCGCCTGCTCGTCAAGCCCGCCGTCGAGGAGGTGCTGGTGCCCGAACTGCGCGAGACCCGCGACGCGCTGGCCGAGATGGCCCGCCGGTACCGTGACGTCCCGATGCTCGCGCGCACCCACGGCCAGCCCGCGACGCCGACGACCTTCGGCAAGGAGATGGCCGTCTACGCCTCGCGGCTGGGCCGCGCACTCGTGCGAATCGAGCAGGCTGCAGACGCCCTCTCCGGAAAGCTCGCCGGCGCGTCGGGCACCTACGCCGCCCACCACGCCGCCTATCCCGACGTCGACTGGCCCGCGTTCGCCCGCGAGTTCGTCGACGGCCTCGGCCTCGATCACGAACCGCTCACGACGCAGGTCAACCCCTGTGACGACCTGGCCGCGCTCTTCGACGCGCTGCGGGGCGCCAACAACGTCCTGCTCGACCTGGACCTCGACGTCTGGCTCTACGTCTCCGACCGCTACCTCGGCCAGGAGGCCGTCGAGGGCGAGACCGGGTCGTCGACGATGCCCCACAAGGTCAATCCCATCGACTTCGAGAACAGCGAGGGGAACCTCTCGAAGGCGAACTCCGACCTGACCTTCCTCGGCGACTACGTCACGAAGTCGCGACTCCAGCGCGACCTCTCCGATTCGACCGTCAAGCGCAACATCGGGGCCGCCTTCTCGCACTGCCTGATCGGCTACCGGAAGTGTCAGAACGGCCTGGCGAAGGTCGTCCCGAACGAGCAGGTGATGGCCGACGACCTCGAAGGGACCCCCGAGATAATCGGCGAGGCCGTCCAGACGATCCTCCGCCGGGAGGGCCACGAGGACGCCTACGAACAGGTGAAGAAGGCGACCCGCGGCCAGCACGTGACGATGGAGGACTTCACCGCGATGATCGACGACCTCGACGTGAGCGAGGCCGTCCGCGAGGAGTTGCACGCTCTGACGCCGGCGGGTTACACGGGCGTCGCGGACGAGATGGTGGACGCGCTCGACTGACCGTCCGTCGAGGTTCTGCAACGACAGTTTCCCGATACGTGGCTGGCTGATTGGAATGTTAGCCACTCCATCCCGTCTTCATACTATCTGTATTCTGGTTAAATTTACAACAGCGCGAGCTGTTCGGTCAGTTGCATATTATGACTGACGAATCCGAACGCATCCAGCAACTCGAACAGCGGATCGAACAGCTCGAACAGGAAGCAACGCGGGGTTCGTCCGCAGGCAGTTCGCCGACGAGTTCCACGCGTCGTCAGATGCTCGGCGCGCTCAGCGTGGGCGGGCTCCTCCTCGGTGGCGCCGGAACTGCCGCGGCAGCGCCGTACGACGACGACCTCGGCAGTGCACGGTTCGTCGGGGAAGGTGAGTCCCTGCAGGACGCGGTCAACAAGTCGAACCTCGTGTTCGTCACCTCGGCGTACGATAGTAGCGTCGAGGAGGTAGATACGATTGAGATCGACCGCGAAATTACCGTGATGGGTGACGGAAATACCTACATCGACAACCCCGGAGGAAGTGGACCGGCGGTCGAGATCGTGAGCAAGAGCGAGCGTCCGAACGCCGTGAGTCTCCAGAACCTGTCGATCAGAGGTGGCGACCCCGGTTTGCTCATCGAGGACACGAAATTCTGTGAACTCTCGAATGTCCACGTGAGAGAGACCAGTGGGCACGGGATCGCCGTGAGAAATCCGTCACTCTCGACGAATTCCATGGATCTCTACCACACCTCAGTCCAGGACAGTTCTGACGATGGTATCTACATCGAAGGCGGCGCCCATTCGACGAATCTGTTCGGTGTCAGGACTCTCTTCGCTGGCGGGCACGGCGTGAACATAAATGGAAGTCATGCGGTGAATATGATGGGGTGCCAGGTCGAGGATTCTCAGGGGTATGGGCTCCGCATGGAGGGGCTCAGCGCTGCGAACGTCTACGGTGCCTACGTGGAGGGGAACAAGCAGGATACTGGCCTTGGATCCGAGAGTGCTGAGATATACGCGGAAAGCTGCTACGGACTATCGATAGATAGCGCGTACGGTAACCCGTTGAACAATTCTCTCAGGAGCTTCATATACCTCAAGGGATGCCGGACTGCGACTGTG encodes:
- the purB gene encoding adenylosuccinate lyase, translated to MTERGALDAVSPLDGRYARYTEPLVPYASERALMRARVEVEVEYLIALADLDATPLAVDADQREHLRGLYESFDKDDASVVKQLETEGYGEYTATNHDVKAVEYFVRLNLPEDLDAGNWIHFGLTSEDVNNLAHRLLVKPAVEEVLVPELRETRDALAEMARRYRDVPMLARTHGQPATPTTFGKEMAVYASRLGRALVRIEQAADALSGKLAGASGTYAAHHAAYPDVDWPAFAREFVDGLGLDHEPLTTQVNPCDDLAALFDALRGANNVLLDLDLDVWLYVSDRYLGQEAVEGETGSSTMPHKVNPIDFENSEGNLSKANSDLTFLGDYVTKSRLQRDLSDSTVKRNIGAAFSHCLIGYRKCQNGLAKVVPNEQVMADDLEGTPEIIGEAVQTILRREGHEDAYEQVKKATRGQHVTMEDFTAMIDDLDVSEAVREELHALTPAGYTGVADEMVDALD
- a CDS encoding right-handed parallel beta-helix repeat-containing protein gives rise to the protein MTDESERIQQLEQRIEQLEQEATRGSSAGSSPTSSTRRQMLGALSVGGLLLGGAGTAAAAPYDDDLGSARFVGEGESLQDAVNKSNLVFVTSAYDSSVEEVDTIEIDREITVMGDGNTYIDNPGGSGPAVEIVSKSERPNAVSLQNLSIRGGDPGLLIEDTKFCELSNVHVRETSGHGIAVRNPSLSTNSMDLYHTSVQDSSDDGIYIEGGAHSTNLFGVRTLFAGGHGVNINGSHAVNMMGCQVEDSQGYGLRMEGLSAANVYGAYVEGNKQDTGLGSESAEIYAESCYGLSIDSAYGNPLNNSLRSFIYLKGCRTATVHGTRIKGGYSYLVDGPTQSGDQNRRLDVYRGTHYPGYSDGVVSDPDIAKRLRSNGVVVAKNIGDANGQHPGEIGVHNAYTNDTPEFYVWDDSGENWVSYDGTTTR